ATCACCATGTCACAGTTCCACATTCAGCAATCAAACCTGAAAAAGATGGTCACATCTGATGATTGGAACAAGAGCAAATGGCCAAGGGAAGCAGGGGCAAAGAAACTGAAGCAATACATTCTACAAGAAAGCTTTTGGAGGAATGTTAGCTACGCCCTCAAGCTCACTGGTCCACTGGTGAAGGTGCTTAGGATGGTGGATGGTGATAAGAAGCCGGCTATGGGATACATATATGCGGCTATGGACAGAGCTAAAGAAGCTATTGCAAGGAGTTTCAAGATGAAGCAAGAGAAATATGAGAATGTGTTTGAGATCATTGACAGAAGGTGGAATTGTCAGCTTCACCAGCCTCTTCACGCAGCTGGATACTTCCTAAATCCAGCTATCCATTACGCCAATCCTGAGGACGTTTGTTGTGAGGAAGTTGAGACCGGTTTGTACAACTGTATCAACAGGCTTATCCCGGACAGTGAGATTCAAGACAAGGTGATGCTGGAGCTTGATATGTTTAAGAAAGCTGCTGGTCTCTTTGGCCATAACATGGCAATAAGGCAAAGAGAGATGAAAGCACCAGGTAAAAGACTCACCCATACGATTTACTTTGTTTTGCCAACTTTACTTCTAAACTAATCTcatcaagtattttttttgtagctgATTGGTGGTCTACTTATGGATCATCAGCTCCTAATCTAAGAGACTTTGCTGTGAAAGTACTTAGCTTAACTTGCAGTGCATCTGGATGTGAAAGAAACTGGGGTGTTTTTGAGCTTGTAAGTCTTTTCTATATTCTTCCTATTTCATAGTCAGATTTGATCTTAAGCTCAGTAGCTCACTAATGGTTTGTTGATCGAATTTATTATAGCTTCACACAAAGAGGAGGAACCGTTTAGCTCAACATCGTTTGAATGACATGGTATTTGTCAAGTACAACAGAGCTTTGCAGCGTCGCATGAAGAGAAGTGACGCCACAGATCCTATTATCCTAGAGGAGATTGATGAAAGCAATGAATGGTTGATGGGAAGAATGGATGGGAACTCTGACAGTGATGAACTAGATGATCTTGTCTTCGAGAATGAAGATCTGACATGGAGTGCTGTGAGTGAAGCCACTGGAGCTGAGGAACCAACCTACTCTACTAGAGGAACAAAAGCTTCAGCTGCTGAGAAGGGAAAAGGGATAGCATCTTCTTCAACTCAAACAAGAGAGAAACGATCTGGTCCAGGTCCCTCTGTTCTATCTCTTGTTGATATTGATGAGGATGAACCGGAAATTGATTTGGAACTACAAGCAGGTGGTTTCGGTCAAGATGAGGAATGGGAGTTTCCAGATGACTCTGAAACTGAGTTTTAGAGTGTTGATGTTATGTGTTCTGCtttgaattgtttttctttactttggattatgttttggttttggttttggttttatgcTTTTCATTTGGTGTTTTTACGTTTAAGTTATCAATAAAactggtttttggttttctatttACTATGTTTATTTTCAAAGTTTCATATAATTGATGGTATTAGGAATAGAAGGTACCTTTTGAGCGGCTGATACGCGATGCGATCGCCATGAAACGCCATGGCGAGTGGCGAGTGTCGAGCCTCCTTTCGCCAATCCTCGCCACACGACATTTAAAACCAAGTGATCTTTTCAAACTTGGCCGTGCATTGGTGTTTCTACTACCGCATATATAAGTAAAATGAGTCTACATATTTGAACACTAAGTATGCAAAACAATTTTTCTGATACCTATTTTCATACTCTCTTTGTTTGGGATATAAACTGTCAGTATGTTGAGAGCGCGAATAATTCCTGAGGCTGACAAGAAAGAAGTACTATGTCTGAAAAAAGCGTGTGAGGATAAGTGGTTTGTTTGATTAGCGTAGTGTGTCCTAGATTGGAATCAattattcttttgtttcttcagaTGGAGTTTCATAACACAACTAGCAAGAGAAAATGGTGAAGATGTTGAGGTGATAAAAGAGGCGAAGGCATACAAAGCATCTTGAGAAAATAGTGACCAAGGGGAATGAGTTTCTAAAGCATCAGAGGTTTCCTCTGTACTAATGGAAAAGGtcaaatgaattaaaaatggtTTACCATCAATCTTAAAGTCTCAAGAGATTATTTTGCCAAAGCTAACTCTTTAGGTGTACTTTTTAAGGTTGCTGGTCTGATACCAATATCTCGAGGAGGATGACGATGTGTCTATCAATATTGGCAAAGGCTGGCTTCTTCTCACAGGTATATAGACATTATATATCCTCCACTTTCTTTCGCGTCTGATACTAAATTTCTAAAGTTGCAACGCTTTGAATGCAGATAACACAAGGATTGACATGGAAAGAAACACATGATGAAGTTGCAGCTGCCGCGATGTACATGAAAGACACACTTGCTGCTGAAGGACTTCAACAAATAATCAGCTGTCTCTCCAAAGATAAAGGTAAATAATCCTCCCCTTCATGGGATTTTAATCTTTAAAGTTCATttgttaattgatttttgtattGTATCTGGTTTCTCAACAGAGGGAAGAATTATAGTGTATGATACTTGCGGGTTGGGAAGTAAGCCAGAAGAAAatgcaacaaaataaaaatcaacaaggaaaaaaaaagcgTGCTCTGATGTCTGCGCAGGAAGGTAATGACAACCCCATCGCTGATATGCCGGGAGCTGCATTCTCATGGTGTGTAGATTGGTGTTCCTGTGACCAGCATAAGGCTTGATTGATAGGCATGGAATGGTTGAAGAAAACAGAGGCGAGGCAGCTCTGCCAGGTGCTCGACCTGTTGTTCCCGAAATGACTGCGGAGTGCGGAGAAGCTAACAGTTCTGGAACATGGGCTCTCTGTAAAGAAGACATGCATCGAGTAAAATCTCAAGTAATGGAGTCTATGACCCTCATGTCAACTCCCACAAACTACGCCAGAGCTTTTTTAAATTTCGCATATTAATGAATTATGACTCAAAACTCATTACTACCGTCCGTCATGTTAGTGTAtgtgttttgttttcaaaattttgtatctCATTCTGTTTTTACATGCGGTGGAAGCTCTGACTTGAAGGTTCAATTTAGTCGCAATTTTAAGCACCACTTTACAACAGTTAAGTCCTTCACTCAATGAAAACATGATTTCATTTGATGTATCACACACTTAACGCAATCTTCACCGTCGTAGGAGTTTTTTTTCCTCTGAACTTTCACTGCTCACTCAGTCAAACTAACATAAGCTTCTGCAGTTGAGTTTGATGAAGTAAGCAAATGTGGTGCAACCTCTTCAAGCATAGACAAAACTTAAACAACGCGAACAGTTGGGGagcttttcaaaaaaattcagaacATGTTTAAAAATAGTCCAACACTTTTAAAtgttttggattaataaaataactTACATCCCATTAGATCAATACGCACGCCCATCCCAGTAATAATCTCATTTTCCTCCTCAGCATTTATCACAATCACCAAAAGCTTCTCCACCGACAAAGTTTACAGCTAATACGTAATAGGCAAATGACCTCCTAAATTGTATATGACTTATTATCTTCAAACCAAATTTCATTTCAATACAACTACACATAATTAAACAATATAACTAAAGCTAAAAGATGTAACCACATTTACCATCATATAATTTCCCTTCTCCAGAACGAAGCCAGTTTCCGGTGAGttccaataaataaataaactaaacttTAACACAATTAGTGAGTTAGTTTACagtataaacaataatatttaacaccaaaatatgtaataaattagataagtagtaaaatatattcaaaaagaTATACAGCCtctgttttttgaaaaaaatataaattttaatatttttcatacatattaaaatatattaaatattaattatctatgcataaactttataattaaatatatctcaaaaaatttaaccactaaaattacattttatattatgttttaaattaaggTTTAGTTAATTTCTACCTCATACACATTCCAtctataatttgaaataaagaACGCACAACAAACTATGAGTtctagagcatgattattgggaagTTCTTAGAGTGAGGTTCTTAGCAAAATATAAGAAcatgtctcttaacttttaactaaaaaaagttaagaaccagttcttaaaactcttatttaaaaatcggtacaaaaaatataatataaatagtttaaaatttttattgtaaatttgtaaaagGAAGCAGACGATAAAAACCCGGGAAAATCCCTAAGAAACAGTTTCACAAACAAGTAAGAGTGTTTGttgatcgagagagagagagagagagagacgaaatGGAGAAAAGCACGATTCAGGTCGAAGAGCTCGACGAATCTGATGATTTCCTTCTCGAACTCGCCGCTATCGAAGCGGAAGCAGAAGCGGCGGCGAAACGCCCTAAGGTCGCTGCCGTCCCGGAGGGACCTTACATGGCGGCTCTAAAGGGAAGCAAGAGCGAGCAATGGCAGCTGAATCCGCTCAATCCCGCCTCCAAATCTCGCGGCGGTTTTCAAGGCGCCTCCGTGAATTCGAATCCGGCTGGAAGTTATGGATCGGAGGCGGGGGAGCAGGATTTTCCGGAGAAGAAGTGTCCATGTGGAAATGGTGTGTGTTCGATTCTGACGTCGAACACGCAGAAGAACCCAGGCCGAAAATTCTACAAGTGCCCTAATAGAGAGGTATGCGTTGATGCTCCCCTCCCctaggtgttcgatgaaatgccgcCGAGAATAGTATCTCTCATTGAATGGGATTAGACACTGGCTTCTTGTTACGCTTTTTTTGCTTATTTGTAGAAAATAGTGTGGGGGTTGATACAAAGCTACCTTTTTTTACCAGGAAAACGGAGGTTGTGGGTTTTTCCAGTGGTGTGATGCGGTTCAGTCTTCCGGAACTCAGCCAGGTAGCTATGGGAACACTAACGAATCCAAGTTCCCTGATCTCCAGTGCCCGTGTGGTGCTGGATTGTCCCGTGTTCTCACTGCTAAAACTGGGGAAAACATTGGCAGGCAGTTCTATCGCTGTCCTGTTTTTGAGGTTTGTTATATTAAGTTTCTATGCCTGTTGTTGCTTATCATCAACATTCAACATAGCTATTATAGAGTGTTGTACATTCTGTGCTTTCTGGTTTGGAGTCCTTGCTGATAGAACTTCATGATATCCCTCTCCCTGATTAAGTTGCTGACTCTTGTTTTCTGTTTTATGCCATTGCATTGGCATACATATAACCAAGTTTACTTATTTTGCAACACATATACCTAAAAATTCGGTGCATACGGTAGCTAAGGAGCTTCTTTCCTGTTTAGATGATGGAGACAAGAGTGACAACTTGGTATAGCAAAGATAAAACGAGTTTGTAGATTCTTGTCTTACAGTTAGTGTCAAGAACCGGTCAACTGGTTTAAGTGAAACATCTTTGTAGTATCTTGCTTAGCTCTGATTATCTGTGTAATATAACATGGCTTCCTCTAAATCTCAGGGCTCCTGTGGTTTCTTCAAATGGTGCAATGATGACGCAGTCCAGTCTCCTAGCTTTACCAAAAGCAGTAACTTAAGTGAATCAGATAACAGAGGATATCAAACTGCAAAGACAGGCAGTGGCACACCCTGTTATAAGTGTGGGAAGGAAGGACATTGGGCAAGAGACTGCACTGCTCAGTCTGGTATTCCCTCGTATGAAACGGGACCGGCAAAGCCTTTCTCTGCAGCTGGAGAATGTTACAAATGCGGGAAGGAAGGGCACTGGGCGAGAGACTGCACTGCTCAATCTGGTAATCCGAAGTCTGGATCAGAACAAGTGAAGCCCTCCTTTTCAGGTGGAGAGTGTTACAAATGTGGGAAGCAAGGACATTGGGCGAGAGACTGCACCGGTCAGTCTGGTAATCAGCAGTTTCAATCATCAGGGCAAGGAAAGCCTGCCTCCTCGGGTGGAGAATGTTACAAATGCGGAAAACCAGGACACTGGGCTAGAGATTGCACTGTGACTGTTCAATCCACAGGCGTTACAGGTAAAAGACAGAGGCAGTACTAGGTCAGGCTTTCTAAGCTCTGAATCTGATATGTGGTCTACAACTCTTATCTAGTGTAGTTATCGACCACGTTGTCATGTTTCATGGTTTGTGTCCAAAATTACGAAACCTTTGCTTTGTCTTCCATCTTATGAATCTTTTCCTAATATATGTTCAAATTTAAATGTTAGGAGCTGATCGGTCTTCAGAACTACTGCACCAAACTACTTTGtcgcatttgttttttttttttttttttttttttgtgatggtTTAATGTGTTAAAAAATTTGGTACTGCACATCAATTTTGACACATGATTTTAGTAAATAGTTGAAAATTAATAACTGAAAACCGAGAATGTTAATAAGGATTTGAAAATCAATGAGATTAACACAAGATTTTGACTGAATTTCCAAATTCAGTAAAATCAATTAACCAATAAATTAGTGTGGGATAAAGTTATTAattatagtaaatatataaacaaaatatctctaaaaatagaaagataataaaatacaatttgGAAGctagtaaagagagagagagagagagtacagCTTTCCTCTGCAACACGTAAGAGGGAACATAGAAGAGATAGGTGGTTAGAATAGATCGGTAGACTCCAGATTTAGCTTATGTAACGCTTACTACTCTCTCCAAATCCATTTCGCTTTATCTCCTCATCTCCTCGATCTCTCCGTTTACGGCTAAACAACAAaaaccttttatttttaaattatcagaAGTAACAGATTCATCAATTTAACATACAGTATTGCAATGCCCACGCTGCTTCAAACAGCTCCAATGTCTGAGTTAGAATCATCACGGTCTCCTTTGGTTTTCGCCTACTACGTTACTGGTCATGGCTTTGGCCACGCCACTCGGGTCGTTGAGGTTAGATCTCTCACTCTTGCACGAGATCAAAATGAATCTAAATGAATCTCTCTATCCATGTAATTGACGTAGGTGGTTCGGCATCTGATCTCTTCTGGGCATCGAGTTCATGTTGTCTCTGCTGCTCCAGAGTTTGTTTTCACCACTGAGATTCACTCTCCAAATCTCTTTATCCGAAATGTATTTCCCTTTTTTCATATAACTGGGTTTCACTTTCTGATACATATCCAGAAGATTGATCTCCACTCTATTTTAAGCAAATGTTATTATTGGAGGTGATGATTAGGTACTATTGGACAGTGGATCTGTACAATCTGATGCTTTAACAGTGGATCGTCGTGCTTCCTTGGAGAAGGTCTCTTCCATTCAGATGTATCTTCCTTCTCCTAATTTAGTTTCTTAGCTTCATcgaatcttgtttttttttttttttgtgtcagtATTGCGAGATTGCGGTTGAACCTCGTGACTCTATCTTAGCCACAGAGGTTGAGTGGTTAAAGTCAATCAAAGCCAACCTTGTGGTACTTCCACAACGCATTCATATGTTCTATATTTCTGAGTGTGAGTGTGGCTTCAAAACTATCACAAGAAAGAAAATATTGTGAAAACAGGTCTCAGATGTTGTCCCCATCGCTTGCCGTGCTGCAGCTAATGCCGGAATCCGCTCTGTTTGCGTTACCAACTTCAGGTACCGTGAAGTTGTATGACCTGATTTACTAGTAGATGACTTAAGTTCTGTGCTATTTTATATCATTACATACATCTCAGATTCTCAGAGAAAGTTGTGTTTTTTGTGAAACTGTGATTATTGCAGTTGGGACTTTATATATGCAGAATATGTAATGGCAGCAGGACATCATCACCAATCCATTGTTTGGCAGGTAAAATCTCAACTGATTGTAAGCTTAATTAGATATCATCTTTCTTGATTCCACCGGCTTTTAAATGGTAATTACTACTGCAGATAGCTGAGGATTATTCGCACTGCGAGTTTCTGATTCGCCTCCCTGGACACTGTCCTAGTAAGTTCTTGTTGGAGACTTGGAGGCAACACATACTTCCATAAAAGTTTTCGTTTATGATATAATACCAAAACAAACCTATTTATGATCTTATACAGTGCCTGCTTTCCATGATGTCATTGATATTCCCCTTGTTGTCAGACCATTGCATAAATCTAGAGAAGAGGTTTGACTTAAAACCACTTTCTTTCAGTTTTCTTAGTAATGGACTTTGTCTCAGTTAACCAATTTTTCTATTACAGGTTAGGAGAGAGCTTGGAGTTCCCGACAATGTGAAACTACTCATCTTTAACTTTGGTGGTCAAGTAAGCATATTCTCCTATAGCTTTTCAACCTCAAAATGAAAAGTTTTCTTATATTGCTGATGTAAATTTTCAGCCCACTGGTTGGAAACTGAATGAAGAATATCTCCCAGCTGGTTGGATATGCCTGGTACTAATATCTGAGTTTATGTTACTTTTCCTAGTTGATTGATTTTAATATTAGATAATCATATGAAAGTTCCCCTGCAATATATATAGGTCTGTGGCGCTTCTGCAAAGCAGGAGCTTCCTCCAAATTTCATAGGACTTCCAAAAGATGTTTACACTCCTGATGTGATTGCTTCTTCAGACTGCATGCTCGGTATCACCTGTTCCTCTTTTATCTCTGAGTCTTTCACCGTAATAATATTGTGCTAACTTACTAAACAACTTCAGGAAAAATTGGATATGGAACTGTGAGTGAAGCACTTGCATGCAAGTTACCCTTCATTTTTGTGCGAAGAGATTACTTCAATGAAGAACCATTCTTGAGAAAGATGCTTGAGGTGAgagagcatatatatatatatatatatatatacacacacaaagTTGATCTTCATATATGTTATTGTTGCTTTCTCTtgagaattctttttttttttcatgtatgaAAGTATTACCAAGGAGGAGTTGAAATGATCAGAAGAGATCTTCTTGCTGGATGCTGGGCGCCTTATCTCGAGCGTGCTGTTACATTGAAACCGTGTTACGACGGAGGCATTGATGGTGGCGAGGTAGACCATGCAAACTCTTTCATAGTACATGACAACTTCCCCCTTGTTGATGATGTAATCACTGCTGCTCGTTTCTGAATCCAGGTGACAGCTAAAATACTGCAGGATACAGCTATGGGGAAGAAACGTTCTAAGCTCAATGTGAGTAATACAAGCAAGAACATGTTAAGTACTTACCTAATAGAAACATTGATAATGTAGCTTAGCGGGGCAAGGAGACTCCAGGATGCAATAATACTAGGCTTTCAGCTACAGAGAGCTCCAGGGAGAGATCTTTCAGTTCCAGAATGGTATCAAGTCACTGGAGACGAAGCTGGGACTCCTCTTGTTGATCAGACTCAAAAATCCTCCAAGTGTGTTTCCTTGTGGACTCTTAATCGTTCAGTTGGGAATCTTTTGACTCACCTCTTATGTGTCTTTATTTAACAGATTTGTAGAAGGCTTTGAGATTCTTCATGGAGATCACCACGGCCTTATAGATACAGTCAGTTTCTTGGATAGTTTGGCGACGTTAGCTAAAATAGGAGGGCATCATCAAGAAAGGGAGCATTTAGCAGCAGCAGCACTTTTCAACTGGGAGGTTTGTTTGTTTTCCATTTATTTGGATTCAATGaagtttttgtgtgtttgaggAACAAAAATGGAGTTTGTGTTTGACCATTCAGGAGGATATTGTTGTGGCGAGAGCACCTGGTAGACTTGATGTAATGGGAGGCATTGCTGATTACTCTGGAAGTCTTGTCTTGCTGGTTAGTTCTTTCTTCATCAAGACCAGTTTTAGATTCATCTATAACAGAAGTGTTTTTGTTGGTGTTTATTGGTTAGATGCCAACGAGAGAGGCTTGCCATGCAGCTGTCCAGAGGAATCATCCTAGCAAACAGAAACTCTGGAAGCACGCCGAAGCACGACATCATTCAAGAGACACTCCCATACTTGAAATTGTATGTTCTGGTTTTCCTCTGACACTACATTGCCTTTCATTTCTCTAACACTTGTTTCTGAAACTTCCAGGTTTCATTTGGATCAGAGTTGAGCAACAGAGGACCAACATTTGATATGGACTTGTCTGATTTTATGGAAGAAGATGGGAAACCAATATCCTATGATAAAGCCTACCATTACTTCTCCAAGAATCCATCTCAGAAGTTGGTTCATCTTTTCTCAgatacttaatatatatatatatatttattgagtCTATTTTTTGTAGGTGGGCAGCATATGTTGCTGGTACAATTCTGGTACTAATGAGAGAGATGAACGTTCGTTTTGAAGATAGTATTAGCATACTGGTAACAGACCATTACTGAGTTTCATGTACTATATGCAATGTATCTACTAGTCTTAACAACAGATCTAATACGTTTTCAGGTTTCTTCAACGGTTCCTGAAGGCAAAGGAGTATCTTCCTCTGCTTCAGTTGAAGTTGCTACCATGTCTGCTATAACTGCTTCTCATGGTTAGTACAAACTTATCCGCAAGTAGATGATCATTCGTTTTTGAGGCCTTGAGCTGAATCGTTTCAGGTCTCGAGATATCGCCGCGAGATGTGGCTTTGCTTTGCCAAAAGGTGGAGAATTATGTTGTTGGAGCACCTTGTGGAGTGATGGATCAAATGGCTTCTGCTTGTGGAGAAGCTAACAAGCTTCTTGCTAT
This genomic stretch from Brassica napus cultivar Da-Ae chromosome C9, Da-Ae, whole genome shotgun sequence harbors:
- the LOC106380437 gene encoding uncharacterized protein LOC106380437, whose product is MSEIGGSSQGGACEVDPGRKYGTCLPKNRNKWTCIFCRKETNGGVSRLKHHLIGDSTSVIRCPTCPEHVRIELRDYAIKKAEERAAQTMRYEPVLNDIDGEDVEGEPKQKANSNKRKKRGPLDRFVTSTPPDILKGRKDMKRVFGACDKELREKVCAGIARWFYDAGIPFNAVTYDSFKEMTEVIGQYGMGLKPPSMHELRVPLLQREVANTHTMLLQHKNEWAAKGCSIMSDGWRDSVVQKDIVNFLVNSPKGSVFMKSKEVSEVVKDATMLFKLLDEMVEEVGEKNVVQVITDNASNYVKAGKLLEAKRPNLYWTPCAAHCLDLMLEDIGKLEPVKNALKKCIFMNGYIYCRVPLVNMMRRFTNQHNLHRPAVTRFATSFITMSQFHIQQSNLKKMVTSDDWNKSKWPREAGAKKLKQYILQESFWRNVSYALKLTGPLVKVLRMVDGDKKPAMGYIYAAMDRAKEAIARSFKMKQEKYENVFEIIDRRWNCQLHQPLHAAGYFLNPAIHYANPEDVCCEEVETGLYNCINRLIPDSEIQDKVMLELDMFKKAAGLFGHNMAIRQREMKAPADWWSTYGSSAPNLRDFAVKVLSLTCSASGCERNWGVFELLHTKRRNRLAQHRLNDMVFVKYNRALQRRMKRSDATDPIILEEIDESNEWLMGRMDGNSDSDELDDLVFENEDLTWSAVSEATGAEEPTYSTRGTKASAAEKGKGIASSSTQTREKRSGPGPSVLSLVDIDEDEPEIDLELQAGGFGQDEEWEFPDDSETEF
- the LOC106380439 gene encoding L-arabinokinase; this encodes MPTLLQTAPMSELESSRSPLVFAYYVTGHGFGHATRVVEVVRHLISSGHRVHVVSAAPEFVFTTEIHSPNLFIRNVLLDSGSVQSDALTVDRRASLEKYCEIAVEPRDSILATEVEWLKSIKANLVVSDVVPIACRAAANAGIRSVCVTNFSWDFIYAEYVMAAGHHHQSIVWQIAEDYSHCEFLIRLPGHCPMPAFHDVIDIPLVVRPLHKSREEVRRELGVPDNVKLLIFNFGGQPTGWKLNEEYLPAGWICLVCGASAKQELPPNFIGLPKDVYTPDVIASSDCMLGKIGYGTVSEALACKLPFIFVRRDYFNEEPFLRKMLEYYQGGVEMIRRDLLAGCWAPYLERAVTLKPCYDGGIDGGEVTAKILQDTAMGKKRSKLNLSGARRLQDAIILGFQLQRAPGRDLSVPEWYQVTGDEAGTPLVDQTQKSSKFVEGFEILHGDHHGLIDTVSFLDSLATLAKIGGHHQEREHLAAAALFNWEEDIVVARAPGRLDVMGGIADYSGSLVLLMPTREACHAAVQRNHPSKQKLWKHAEARHHSRDTPILEIVSFGSELSNRGPTFDMDLSDFMEEDGKPISYDKAYHYFSKNPSQKWAAYVAGTILVLMREMNVRFEDSISILVSSTVPEGKGVSSSASVEVATMSAITASHGLEISPRDVALLCQKVENYVVGAPCGVMDQMASACGEANKLLAMICQPAEILGLVEIPSHVRFWGIDSGIRHSVGGSDYGSVRIGAFIGNTMIRYFASSETNSGEAEEESSELIEYDASLDYLCNLSPHRFQALYASKLPQVITGEEFIGKYGDHGDSVTTIDRKGTYHIMAPTKHPIYENFRVQAFKALLTATPSEEQVIGLGELMYQCHNSYSACGLGSDGTDRLVRLVQKMEKLKHSKTENGTLYGAKITGGGSGGTVCVIGRSSLRSSEQILEIQRKYKEATGFMPYVFEGSSPGAGKFGYLKIRKNSAPPST
- the LOC106380438 gene encoding cold shock protein 1 translates to MEKSTIQVEELDESDDFLLELAAIEAEAEAAAKRPKVAAVPEGPYMAALKGSKSEQWQLNPLNPASKSRGGFQGASVNSNPAGSYGSEAGEQDFPEKKCPCGNGVCSILTSNTQKNPGRKFYKCPNREENGGCGFFQWCDAVQSSGTQPGSYGNTNESKFPDLQCPCGAGLSRVLTAKTGENIGRQFYRCPVFEGSCGFFKWCNDDAVQSPSFTKSSNLSESDNRGYQTAKTGSGTPCYKCGKEGHWARDCTAQSGIPSYETGPAKPFSAAGECYKCGKEGHWARDCTAQSGNPKSGSEQVKPSFSGGECYKCGKQGHWARDCTGQSGNQQFQSSGQGKPASSGGECYKCGKPGHWARDCTVTVQSTGVTGKRQRQY